GGCATTCGACGTCGAAGACCGTGCGCACCAGCCCGGCGTCGAGTACCTCGGCGGGCGGGCCGGCTGCGGCCAGCCGCCCTTGGTGCAGCACGACCAGATGGTCGGCGTAGCGGGCGGCCTGTCCCAGATCGTGCAGCACCATAACGATGGTGCGACCGGCCTCCTGGTGCAGATCTGCGACCAGGTCGAGCACGTCGAGCTGGTGGCGCAGGTCAAGGAACGTGGTCGGCTCGTCCAACAGCAGCAGATCGGTGTCTTGTGCCAGCACCAGCGCGATCCATGCGCGCTGACGTTGACCACCGGAGAGCCTGTCGACCGGCTGGTCGCGCAGGGCGGCAGTGCCGGTGCGGCGCAATGCTGTTTCCACAGCCATCTGATCCACGGCCGACCATGGGCGCAGCAATCGCTGGTGCGGATAGCGACCCAGCCGCACCAGCGCCTCGACGGTGATCTCATCGGGTGTGATCGGCTGCTGCGTGAGCAGCCCGAGCCGCACTGCTAGTGCGCGAGCCGACATCCGGTGCAGGTCGGCGCCATTCAGGGTGACCGTTCCTGCGCTTGGACGCAGCAGACGCGAAAGTCCGCGCAACAGAGTGGATTTTCCGCAGGCATTCGGTCCGACGATGGCGGTTATCGCTCCGCCGGGCAGCACCAGGTCCAGATTGTCGATCACGGCATGGTCACCATAGTGTAGGGCCAGATCACGAGTGGCCAGCACGTTGTCGCTCACAGGTTCCTCCGATGGGCTGGGCCGCTCTCACGCAGCATCAGAATCAGCAACCATGGCGCGCCGACCGTGGCGGTCACGGCACCGACCGGCAGGCCGCCGCCCAACAGGTGCCGGGCGAGCAGGTCGCAACCGCAGAGCAGAGTCGCGCCAGCGAGTCCAGTCACGGTCAGACTGGCGGGTGTGGGCGGCCCGGTCAGCAGCCGCACCAGCTGAGGCACCGCCAGCGCGACGAACGCGATCGGCCCGCTCACCGCGGCAGCCAACGCCGCCAGCGCGACTGCCGTAACCAGCAGCCGAACCCGGGCCGTGGACACCGAGACACCAAGTGCGGCGGCCGAATCGTCGCCGAGATCGAGCACGGCCAGCGCTCGGTACTGAACGACCAGCGCCATCAACACCAGTGCCAAGACCACCATGGCCACCCGCACCTCGGACCATGTGCGGCCGTACAGAGACCCCGCGGTCCACTGCATCGCCGATCCGGCAAGCTCTTTCGGAAACCGCACGACGATGAGGTTCACCGCGGCAGCCAGCCCAGCCTGCACGGCCAGACCTACCAGCACCAGCCGGGTGACCGGCAGGCGAGCCCGCCATCCGGCGGCGCCGAGCAGCACCGCCGACACCAGCCCGCCGCCGAGTGCGCCGTAGGGAATCATCAACTGCCCCGCACCGGCAGCGAGCACAACCACCGCGCCCAACGACGCCCCGCCGGTCACCCCGACCACATCCGGGGATGCCAACGGATTGCGGAACAGCCGTTGCAATACCGAACCGGACACGGCCAAACCACCGCCGGCCAGCAACCCGGCCATCAGACGCGGAGCGCGAAACTGCTGCACGACATAGACATCGCCCGCATCACCGAAACCGAGCAATCCGCGCACCGCCACAGCCGCAGACATGCCAACCTCACCAGTGATGAGCGTAAGGAACACCAACAGCAGCAGAACCCCCGCACAGACGACACCCAGCACGACATTCCGCCGCCACCCGCGGTGAGGACCGACAGCCGAATCCGCCACCCGAACATCACCGGATACAGTGTTGGACAACCGTTCACGGCCCCACGATCCAGAAGCCACCTGCGGGTGCGCTGTACTGGCGTGCCCGTCGCGCGAGTCGGCGCCGACAGTGTTGGCTGACTTGTTGTGTACCGCCCGCGGTTCCAGGCTTTCAGCATATGGCGGCCGAGCTGGTACACGGCGTAGCAGCGATTTCATTGGTGCTCCTTGCGGTTGGCGAGCATGGCCAGCAGCGGTGCACCCAGGAATGCGGTGACAATGCCGACCTGAACCTCGGACGGCGGGGCGATCAGCCGTCCAACGATGTCGGCGGACAACAACAGCAGCGGGCCAGCGATCAAGCACCCATGGATTACCACCCGGTGATCCCGTCCAAGCACCAGACGCACCAAGTGTGGTGCGGCAAGGCCGATGAACGCGATCGGCCCCGCGACCGAGACCGCGGAACCGGCCAGCAGTATCACTGCCACCATCCCGGCGAACCGGACTCGCCCAACCGGCAGGCCGAGCGACGCGGCAGCCTCGTCACCGAGGGCGAGCGTATTCATTGCAGGGCCCACAGCCCCTGCGATCACCGCGCCCGCGACCAGTGTCGGCAGCATCGGAACCAAGGTTCCCAAATCACGTCCGGCAATCGAACCGACCAGCCAGAACCGCGCCTCGTCCAGGGTGCGCTCGCTGAACAGCAGAACCGTGGAGCTCCACGAGACAAGCACCAGATGCAGCACTGTGCCACTGAGTACCAGTCGAACCGGATCCAGGTCGCCGGCGCGACGACCGACAGCGAGAGCGAAGGCGGCGGCCCCAGCCGCACCGGCGAACGCGAACCCCAGGTATTGCACCGGCTGAGTCAGACCCAAGGCGTAGATGGCAACGACAACCACCAGCCCCGCACCGGCATTGATACCCAAGGTGGTCGGCGCTGCCAGCGGGTTGCGAGTGATTCCCTGAGCCACCGCACCGGCGAGCCCCAACGCCGCGCCGATGACCAGTCCGACGACTGTCCGAGGCAGCCGCAGGCCCGTCACAACGATGGCGTCACGGCCCCCACCTACACCGAAGAGGGCCTCGATGACCGCAGAAAGGGGCACCGAGCGAGTGCCCAGCGCGAGACTGCATGCAACGCACAGCATCAATGCAGAAAGCCCGACGCCCAGAATGGGGATTCGGCGCCATCTCAGGGCAGTTCTGCGCTCGTCTGTAAAGGCCACATTCCGAGTTTACGTTAGCCAAACCTAATCTTGTCAACATGAAATTAATGGTTGCGTTTTTTGTCGTAAGATTTGCGGGCGAAACGGCTACCGTGCAGAATCAGCCAGCTACGCTAGCTGGACGGTCACCTATCCCATTGTGAGGAATTGATTGTTTCGTGGTCTACTTGCGGTGTGCTGCCTATTCGGGGGTATGCTGTCAGTGTTGGTAGTGTCAGCTGCCCAGTAACTGGTGCGTCGGTCGGTTGCTACCATTCTTCATTGAGTGCGGCGGCCCCACCCGCCTCATCGGCGGTGGGACGCCGTATCCGCTGCACTTTATCGCGGCCACCGCCAGGACGCCCAAAAAATATACAAGCCTTGGGGGATATTGACACGGGCTGCTGCGGCGAGCCCTGCACTGTGTGGCTCGCTTGAGTGGTGGCTCGCCGGCGCGCTTTGCGAAATTGGAAGGATGATAGTGGGTAAGTTTATGGAACCGGACGGGGATCACATTGTGGTCGCGGGTATGGGCGTCGAAGCCCCGGGAGGCGTTGACAATACAGCGTCGCTCTGGCGTGCGCTGACCGAGAAACGTGAACTGATCGGCGTGTTCCCGCGCGATCGAGGGTGGCCGCTCGACCGGGTCGGTGTATCGGCGGATGGCCGTTTCGCGGTTCCAGATGCGGGCGGTTTCCTGCGAAAGGCGACGATGTCCGACCCTGAATACCTCGGGGTTACGTGGGCGCAGGCTCGTGCGGCACAGAGGGTGTCCTGGCAGGCATTGGAGAACGCGCAGATCAATCCGGATAGTGTGGCCGGTGAGGCAGGCGGCTGCTTTATGGGAACTTCGTATCGGACATCGGCCACGACCATTGCAGAGGTTCCGGGATGGATCTCAAACAATCTGAGACTGTGTGGCCCTTCCGTGAGCGTGGATACAGCATGTGCGTCGGGTTTGAGTGCGTTGCATCTGGCGGCGGCCGCCATCAGAAATGGCGAGTGTGAATGGGCATTGGCGGGCGCCGTGTCTGTTATGGGTGAGCCGTCGGCATTCTTCGAATCTGCGAAAGTCGACGAGCTGGCCACAGACGGCCACTGCCGGTCCTTCGCCGACAATGCGTCCGGGACGGTGTGGGCCGAAGGCGCCGCGGCGGTTGTCCTGGAACGTGAATCCCGTGCCCGCCGACTGGGGCATCCGGTCTATGGCAGGCTCTTGGCGTCCCAGATCAACCACAACAGCAGCTATCGGCAACATATCGTGCCCAGCGCGGCGCAGGAACAACTGATCCGCCGGACCATCGCGCACGCAGGTATCGCTGCCGAGAAGGTCAGATTGATTGAAGGCCATGGCGGGGGCACACGAGCTGGAGACAGCGTCGAAGTGACTGCGTTGCAGAATACATACGGATTGACCGACCCGGCACGGGGCGGCTCGTTGCTGGGTTCGGTGAAATCCAACCTTGGGCATGCCCAAGGCGCGGCGAGCATGCTAGGACTGATCAAACTGCTGCTGTGTGGCGTTAACGGCCAGATCGCGCCCAGCCTTTTCGCCGATACGCCGACCACCGAAGTGGACTGGGAAGCCAGCAGCCTCCGCCTCGCATCGAAGCTCGAGCCGTGGCCACTGAACGACGGCTTCCGGTATGGGGCCGTCTCGTCGTTCGGAATGACCGGAACGAATGCCCACGCAATCCTGGCCATGCCTGGAACGGACCCGTCCTGACGGTTCGCAAACCGGGCCGCACATCGTCGTCGTGGGCTCAGCCTGGCCGCGTCGTGCCGCATTTTGTGCCGCCAGCCAGACCATCAGGCTTCACGCTAGCCGACCGTGTTGTCGCACCAGCACCTTCACAGGTATGGAAGCGGCTCAGCTGCGGTTTCCTGAGCCAAGCAATCAAGGATGTTTTACTTGGCGGTGGCCGCCCTGCGCCCCACCCGGCGGACCACTCCCGCTGGATGGAGCCGCTAGCCTTCCTGTGCCACGCGGCCCTGTGAGGTTCACCCCAAATAGTGGACAGGGGTTCAAGCAGCTTTTGCTGCGTCTGTCAGGAATTGCTCGTAGCGTAGGGGGCTGAGCATCCCGAGGGCGGAGTGCCGTCGATCATGGTTGTACTTGTTGATCCAATTGTCAACCGCAGCAACGAGTTCGGTCTTGGTGGCGTAGACGTGGCGGTAGTACGACTCGTGTTTGTAGGTCGACCAGAGCGATTCGGCGGGACTGTTGTCCCAACATATTCCGGTATCGCCCATCGACCGTTTCAGCTGGTGGCGGTGGCAGGCGTTGACTGTCATCGCCGCGGTGAACTCGCCCCCACGATCGGAATGCAGCACGGTCCCTTCCACCGGATGCCCACGCACTGCTACGGCCTGGTCGATGGCTCGGCACACCACGTCGGCGCCGATGTGATCGGCCACGACGTGGGCGAGCACGCGGCGGGTATGTCCGTCACGGATGGCGCACAAGTACATGTCGCCCTGTCCGCAGGTCAGATATGTGAAATCGGTCGTCCAGACCGCGTCGGGGCGGCCTTGA
The DNA window shown above is from Nocardia sp. NBC_01730 and carries:
- a CDS encoding FecCD family ABC transporter permease — protein: MLCVACSLALGTRSVPLSAVIEALFGVGGGRDAIVVTGLRLPRTVVGLVIGAALGLAGAVAQGITRNPLAAPTTLGINAGAGLVVVVAIYALGLTQPVQYLGFAFAGAAGAAAFALAVGRRAGDLDPVRLVLSGTVLHLVLVSWSSTVLLFSERTLDEARFWLVGSIAGRDLGTLVPMLPTLVAGAVIAGAVGPAMNTLALGDEAAASLGLPVGRVRFAGMVAVILLAGSAVSVAGPIAFIGLAAPHLVRLVLGRDHRVVIHGCLIAGPLLLLSADIVGRLIAPPSEVQVGIVTAFLGAPLLAMLANRKEHQ
- a CDS encoding beta-ketoacyl [acyl carrier protein] synthase domain-containing protein is translated as MEPDGDHIVVAGMGVEAPGGVDNTASLWRALTEKRELIGVFPRDRGWPLDRVGVSADGRFAVPDAGGFLRKATMSDPEYLGVTWAQARAAQRVSWQALENAQINPDSVAGEAGGCFMGTSYRTSATTIAEVPGWISNNLRLCGPSVSVDTACASGLSALHLAAAAIRNGECEWALAGAVSVMGEPSAFFESAKVDELATDGHCRSFADNASGTVWAEGAAAVVLERESRARRLGHPVYGRLLASQINHNSSYRQHIVPSAAQEQLIRRTIAHAGIAAEKVRLIEGHGGGTRAGDSVEVTALQNTYGLTDPARGGSLLGSVKSNLGHAQGAASMLGLIKLLLCGVNGQIAPSLFADTPTTEVDWEASSLRLASKLEPWPLNDGFRYGAVSSFGMTGTNAHAILAMPGTDPS
- a CDS encoding IS3 family transposase, which codes for MRRMARLLGVSASGYYAYVKRCTATVSTPRQRRRADLTVKILDVHAESDGTYGSPRITAELRARGEVVSAKTVAAIMARIGIEGISPRTFKARTTITDPAASFPPDLVRRNFDQGRPDAVWTTDFTYLTCGQGDMYLCAIRDGHTRRVLAHVVADHIGADVVCRAIDQAVAVRGHPVEGTVLHSDRGGEFTAAMTVNACHRHQLKRSMGDTGICWDNSPAESLWSTYKHESYYRHVYATKTELVAAVDNWINKYNHDRRHSALGMLSPLRYEQFLTDAAKAA
- a CDS encoding FecCD family ABC transporter permease, with the translated sequence MADSAVGPHRGWRRNVVLGVVCAGVLLLLVFLTLITGEVGMSAAVAVRGLLGFGDAGDVYVVQQFRAPRLMAGLLAGGGLAVSGSVLQRLFRNPLASPDVVGVTGGASLGAVVVLAAGAGQLMIPYGALGGGLVSAVLLGAAGWRARLPVTRLVLVGLAVQAGLAAAVNLIVVRFPKELAGSAMQWTAGSLYGRTWSEVRVAMVVLALVLMALVVQYRALAVLDLGDDSAAALGVSVSTARVRLLVTAVALAALAAAVSGPIAFVALAVPQLVRLLTGPPTPASLTVTGLAGATLLCGCDLLARHLLGGGLPVGAVTATVGAPWLLILMLRESGPAHRRNL
- a CDS encoding ABC transporter ATP-binding protein, coding for MSDNVLATRDLALHYGDHAVIDNLDLVLPGGAITAIVGPNACGKSTLLRGLSRLLRPSAGTVTLNGADLHRMSARALAVRLGLLTQQPITPDEITVEALVRLGRYPHQRLLRPWSAVDQMAVETALRRTGTAALRDQPVDRLSGGQRQRAWIALVLAQDTDLLLLDEPTTFLDLRHQLDVLDLVADLHQEAGRTIVMVLHDLGQAARYADHLVVLHQGRLAAAGPPAEVLDAGLVRTVFDVECRVIPDPETATPLVVPFGRTARHSGGS